The DNA window GACGAGGTTGAAGCCCAGCACCGCCGCACCGATCGCGAGCCCCGGGAAGAGCGACGTCCACGGCGCGCGTCGCAGCTGCGCGAGGTCGCGGCCGTCGGCGATCATCGCGCCCCAGCTCGGCGTCGGCGGCTGCACGCCCAGTCCGAGGAACGACAGCGCGGCTTCGGCCATGATCGCACCCGCCACACCGAGCGTCGCCGCGATCACCACGGGCGCGATGACGTTGGGCAGCACGTGCCGCACGAGGATGCGCGCGTCGCCCGCGCCGAGCGCACGCTCGGCCTGCACGTACTCCATGTGGCGCACGACGAGCACCTGGCCCCGAACGAGCCGCGCCATCCCCGCCCAGCCGACGACGCCGATGGTGACGAACACCGTCGTCAACGACGGCTCGAACGCCGCCGCCATCGCGATCAGCAGCAGCAGCGTCGGGAAGGCGAGCGTGACGTCGGCGAGGCGCATCACGAGATCGTCGACCCGGCGGCCGTAGTAGCCCGCGACGAGCCCCAGCGCGACGCCCAGCACCAGTGAGATCGCCTGCGAGAGCACGCCGACGGCGAGCGACACGCGCGCGCCGTGCACGAGGCGCGACCAGACGTCGCGGCCCTGCACGTCGGTGCCCATCCAGTGCGCGCCCGACGGCGCGCGCAGCGCGCGCGAGAGGTCGATCGCGGTGGGATCGTGGCGCGCGAGCAGCGGCGCGAGCGCGGCCGCCAGCACGAGGACCACCACCACCGCGAGCCCGATGCGCGCGCGCCCGTCGCGGCGCAGCAGCGGCCACACGCGTCCCGGTGCGCGGCTCACGGCTCGCGCAGGTGCGGGGGCGTGTCCGCCGGCTGGTGCTTCCACCGGCGGTGCTGCCAGAAGTACTGCTCGGGATAGCGGCGCACCCACTCCTCCAGCATGCGCGTGTACGTCGCGACGATCGTGTCCACGTCGCGCTCGCGGTCGCCGGTGTCGACGACGGGCACGCGCTCGAACGCGAGGCGGAAGCGCCCGTTCGGCAGCCGCACCGCGACGGCGAAGAGGATCGGCACGCGCAGCCGCAGCGCGAACACCGCGGGACCGCGCGGCGTCTTGGCGGGCCGCCCGAAGAACGGCACGTACGTCGACGCGAGGCCGAGCGCGCCCTGGTCCGAGACCATCGCGACGACACGGTTCTCGCGCAGCGAGCGCGGCGTGCGGCGCACCGCGTGCCCGTCCCACACGACGTCCATCCCCAGCCGCTCGCGCGTGCTGGTGAGGAAGCGGTCGAACAGCGGGTTGCCCTGCTGCCGCGCCACGCCGTCGATCGGGACGCCGCGCGCGGCGACGTACGAGCCGCCCAGCTCCCAGTTGCCGAGGTGCCCGGTGACGACGATCGCGCCGCGTCCCTCCGCGCGCGCCGCCTCCAGCAGCTCCCAGCCGTCGACCTGCTCGAACAGCTCGAGCACGCCCTGCTTCCCGAGGCCCGGCATGATCGCCGCCTCGACCGTCGTGCGGCCGAGCGACTCGTAGCTGGCGCGCGCGATCTCGCGCACGCGCGCGGGCGTCAGCTCGGGGAACGCGGCCGCGACCTGCCGCTCGACGACGCCGCGGCGGATGCCGGCGGGCGCGTAGCCCATGCGGCCCAGCCACGCGCCGACGGCCGTCGCCTGTCGCCACGGCAGCGTCGCCAGCCCGCCGATGGCCCCGCGCAGCGCCGCGTACTCCAGCCGGTGCGAGAGCGTCGGCCGGCGCTCGGCGCGCGGCGCGTCCTGGACCGCCGCGGGCGGCGCCGGGGCGACGGGTTCGGACACGGAGGGGAGAGGCGTGGCGGAGACGGAGAGCACCGGATGCGACGGACGACGAGCGCGGCGATCGAGCACCCGCCGCGGGCGTGGCCGAAAGCTAGCGGCGCCCACGGCCCCCGTCAGCCGCGCTCACTGGGATGCCTGGCGCCCCAGGCGCGCGGACGGTGCCGCTCGCGCGCGGCGTCGGCGGCGCGCGAGAAGCCGTCGAGCATCGAGGTCTGCGTGTAGGCGCGGGCGACGCGCGCGCGGCCCGCGCCGCCCATCGCCAGCCGGTCGGCGTCGTGCGCGAGCAGCTGCGCCACCACGGCCGCGGCGCCGGAGACGTCGCCCGGCTCCAGGTGCACGCCGCCGATCGCGTCGGGGACGTAGCGGGCCGCGTCGCTGCCGCGATCCACGAGCACGGGGACGCCGGCGGCGAGCGCGTCGAGCACGCCGAACGCGCCGTCGTCGCCGTCGGCGATCACCCAGCCCAGGTCCGCGTCCGCGAACAGCTCGGCCGGCTCGCCGGCGTCGCCGAGGTGCGCGACGATGCGGTTCACGCCGAGCGCCGCGGCGTGCATGCGCAGCTCCTCGTCGTCCGAGCCCGGGCCCACGAAGGCGACGCGCAGCTCGGGATGCCGCGGTGCCAGCATCGCCACGGCGCGCAGCACCATCGCGGAGCGCGCGCGGTGCCCGCGCGTGTGCATGCAGACGAGACGGCGCAGCGGGCCCTCGCGGCGTACGCGCGCGGTGCCGTCGGGCGCGGCCGGGAGCTCGACGCCCAGGTCGCTCGTCACGACGCCGATGACGCCCAGGTCCTTCGGGATCGCGGCCGCCTGCTCGGGCCACGTGCACAGCACCTTGGTGGGCGCGGTGCGCAGCGTCGCGCGCACCGCGCGCCCGAAGGCGACCGGCTCGCGGGCCGCGAAGCGCCGCACGATGACGCCGCGCTCCGCGCGCCACGCGGCGCCCGCCGCGGCCAGGTGCGCGCGCTCGCCGTGCACGAAGACGACCTCGACGAACTGCTCGCGCAGCGCGCGCGCGAGCGCGGAGCTGCCGGCCATCAGCCCGTCGCCCCGCTCCAGCGGGTGCACCGGGAGGCCCATCGCGACGGCGCGCCGGTGCGGCTCCGTGTCGGGACAGCAGGCGAAGAGCACCTGCCAGCCGCTCGCCGCAAGGCCGCGCGCCGCCAGCGCGAACGCGCGCGCGCTGCCGGTCCAGTCCTCGTGCGGGTGGTGGAAGAGCGCCCTCACACGCCCACCTCGGTCTCGCGGAACTGCAGCGCGTGGAGCCGCGCGTACGTGCCGCCGCGCGCGAGCAGCTCGGCGTGCGTGCCGCGCTCGACGACGGCGCCGCGGTCGAGCACGAGGATCTGGTCGGCGTGCACGATGGTGGAGAGACGGTGGGCGATGACGAAGACGGTGCGGTCGGCCAGCAGGCGGTCGATCGCCTCCTGCACCAGGCGCTCGCTCTCGGTGTCGAGCGCGCTCGTGGCCTCGTCGAGGATCAGGATGGGCGGATCGACGAGCAGGGCGCGCGCGATCGCGAGCCGCTGCCGCTGCCCGCCGGAGAGCCGCGTGCCGCGCTCGCCGAGGACGGTATCGTAGCCCTGCGGCAGCTCGGCGATGAACTGGTGGGCGTTGGCGGCGCGCGCGGCGGCCTCGATCTGCGCCGGCGTGTAGCGGTCGCCGGCGCCGTAGGCGAGGTTCGCGCGCACGGTGTCGTTGAACAGCACCGTGTCCTGGCTGACGATGCCGACCAGCGCGCGCAGCGCGTCCAGGCGGATGTCGCGCGTGTCCACCCCGTCGAGCGTGATGCGGCCGGCGGTGGGCTCGTGGAAGCGCGGGATCAGGTCGACGAGCGTCGTCTTCCCCGCCCCGCTGGGCCCCACGAGCGCGACGACCTCGCCGGGCCGCGCGACGAGCGAGACGTCGCGCAGCACGCCGCGCGGCTCGCCCTCGGGGTCGTCGGGGCGCGCGGGATAGGCGAAGCCCACGCCCTCGAACGCCAACGACTCCGCGAAGCGCGCAGGGGCGATGGTGCCGCGGTCGCGCGCCGTCTCGGTGGGCTCGTCGAGGATCTCGAACAGCCGCTCCGCCGCGGCGAGCGACTGCTGCGCCGTGGTGGGCACCTGCGACAGCTGCTTGAGCGGCTGCAGCATGCGCATGACGAGGATCAGGAACGCGATCAGGTCCGCGCCCGAGAGCGACTTCCCGACCAGCACCTGCCGCGCGCCGACCCAGAGCACGGCGACGGCGATCATGGTGCCGATCGTCTCGGTGAGCGGCTGCGCGAGGTACGTGGTGCGCGCGACGCGGGCCAGCCCGCGCGCGAGCCGGTCGCTCGCCTCGCGGAAGCGCCCCTCCTCGTACGCCTCGCCGCCGAACGACTTCACGAGGCGGATGCCGCTGACCGACTCCTGCACGACCGCCGTCAGCTCGCCCTGCTGGTCACCCGTGCGGCGGAAGCCCTTGCGCAGCTTGCGCAGCAGCGGCTGCAGCGCGGCGATGAGCAGCGGCGCCACCACCAGCGCGAGCAGCGTCAGCGACCACGAGGTCGCGACCATCGCGGCGATGGTGACGATGACGGTCGTGGCGCTGAGCAGCGACCGCGTCACCAGCTCGGTGATGACCTGCTTGGTCTGCTGCGTGTCCTGCATGACGCGGGCGAGGATCTGCCCGGTCTTCACGCGCGAGAACCAGCCGAGCGGGAGCCGCTGGAGGTGCGCGTAGGTGGTGTTGCGCAGGTCGCGGGTGACGCTCTCCTGCAGCGTCGCGCCGAAGTTGCCGGCGAGCCACGACAGCACGCTCTTGGCCGTGACGGCGCCGAGGATGACGATGATGACGCGCTGCAGCGACGCCATCGGGTTGCCGTCCACCAGCAGGTTCCCGATCAGCAGGTCGAGCAGGCGGTTCAGCGCCGTCTCGCCCGCCAGCGCCTTCTCGCCGAACAGCGCGTTCAGGAACGGGACGAGCAGCGTCAGCGCGAACACGTCCATCACCGCCGCCCCGATGGTGCAGGCGACGGCGGCCGCCATCAGGCGGGCGTGCGGACGGAGGAACGGAA is part of the Roseisolibacter agri genome and encodes:
- a CDS encoding ABC transporter permease — translated: MSRAPGRVWPLLRRDGRARIGLAVVVVLVLAAALAPLLARHDPTAIDLSRALRAPSGAHWMGTDVQGRDVWSRLVHGARVSLAVGVLSQAISLVLGVALGLVAGYYGRRVDDLVMRLADVTLAFPTLLLLIAMAAAFEPSLTTVFVTIGVVGWAGMARLVRGQVLVVRHMEYVQAERALGAGDARILVRHVLPNVIAPVVIAATLGVAGAIMAEAALSFLGLGVQPPTPSWGAMIADGRDLAQLRRAPWTSLFPGLAIGAAVLGFNLVGDALRDALDPRAVRRTEMPTDTGTPIAGRR
- a CDS encoding lysophospholipid acyltransferase family protein yields the protein MSEPVAPAPPAAVQDAPRAERRPTLSHRLEYAALRGAIGGLATLPWRQATAVGAWLGRMGYAPAGIRRGVVERQVAAAFPELTPARVREIARASYESLGRTTVEAAIMPGLGKQGVLELFEQVDGWELLEAARAEGRGAIVVTGHLGNWELGGSYVAARGVPIDGVARQQGNPLFDRFLTSTRERLGMDVVWDGHAVRRTPRSLRENRVVAMVSDQGALGLASTYVPFFGRPAKTPRGPAVFALRLRVPILFAVAVRLPNGRFRLAFERVPVVDTGDRERDVDTIVATYTRMLEEWVRRYPEQYFWQHRRWKHQPADTPPHLREP
- a CDS encoding glycosyltransferase → MRALFHHPHEDWTGSARAFALAARGLAASGWQVLFACCPDTEPHRRAVAMGLPVHPLERGDGLMAGSSALARALREQFVEVVFVHGERAHLAAAGAAWRAERGVIVRRFAAREPVAFGRAVRATLRTAPTKVLCTWPEQAAAIPKDLGVIGVVTSDLGVELPAAPDGTARVRREGPLRRLVCMHTRGHRARSAMVLRAVAMLAPRHPELRVAFVGPGSDDEELRMHAAALGVNRIVAHLGDAGEPAELFADADLGWVIADGDDGAFGVLDALAAGVPVLVDRGSDAARYVPDAIGGVHLEPGDVSGAAAVVAQLLAHDADRLAMGGAGRARVARAYTQTSMLDGFSRAADAARERHRPRAWGARHPSERG
- a CDS encoding ABC transporter ATP-binding protein, with amino-acid sequence MAAAVACTIGAAVMDVFALTLLVPFLNALFGEKALAGETALNRLLDLLIGNLLVDGNPMASLQRVIIVILGAVTAKSVLSWLAGNFGATLQESVTRDLRNTTYAHLQRLPLGWFSRVKTGQILARVMQDTQQTKQVITELVTRSLLSATTVIVTIAAMVATSWSLTLLALVVAPLLIAALQPLLRKLRKGFRRTGDQQGELTAVVQESVSGIRLVKSFGGEAYEEGRFREASDRLARGLARVARTTYLAQPLTETIGTMIAVAVLWVGARQVLVGKSLSGADLIAFLILVMRMLQPLKQLSQVPTTAQQSLAAAERLFEILDEPTETARDRGTIAPARFAESLAFEGVGFAYPARPDDPEGEPRGVLRDVSLVARPGEVVALVGPSGAGKTTLVDLIPRFHEPTAGRITLDGVDTRDIRLDALRALVGIVSQDTVLFNDTVRANLAYGAGDRYTPAQIEAAARAANAHQFIAELPQGYDTVLGERGTRLSGGQRQRLAIARALLVDPPILILDEATSALDTESERLVQEAIDRLLADRTVFVIAHRLSTIVHADQILVLDRGAVVERGTHAELLARGGTYARLHALQFRETEVGV